In Pseudonocardia cypriaca, a single genomic region encodes these proteins:
- a CDS encoding helix-turn-helix domain-containing protein translates to MAGTNRELADFLRRARSQGDPARAGLPPDGRVRRVPGLRREEVALLAGVSTDYYARLEQGRRITPSPAVVEAIGRALGLDDAGRAHLEDLIGLSAAPARRRSRAVQRVRPGLYQLLDALDGEPALILGRRTDVLAANRMARALFTDFDLLPPGRRNYARWMFLDEDARSLFVDWGDQARAAVENLRFDVGRDPDDRATNELVAELREHSREFDQWWVQHRVHQRTHGSKRLRHPLVGDLTVEYETLTLPGDPDTTLFVYTTEPDSPSRRAMDILASWAASGPSTGSRHQGDGPGNATRH, encoded by the coding sequence GTGGCAGGGACGAACCGGGAACTCGCCGATTTCCTGCGGCGGGCTCGCAGCCAGGGCGACCCAGCACGTGCCGGGTTGCCGCCGGACGGGCGCGTGCGTCGCGTGCCGGGCCTGCGCCGCGAGGAGGTCGCGCTGCTGGCCGGGGTGTCCACCGACTACTACGCCCGCCTCGAGCAGGGGCGGCGCATCACGCCCTCACCGGCCGTGGTCGAGGCCATCGGTCGTGCCCTCGGTCTCGACGACGCGGGACGAGCGCACCTGGAAGACCTGATCGGGCTGAGCGCAGCACCGGCTCGTCGACGTTCCCGTGCCGTCCAGCGCGTCCGCCCCGGGCTCTACCAGCTGCTCGACGCCCTCGACGGCGAACCCGCCCTGATCCTCGGACGCCGCACCGACGTCCTGGCCGCCAACCGGATGGCCAGGGCGTTGTTCACCGACTTCGACCTCCTGCCGCCGGGCCGGCGCAACTACGCCCGCTGGATGTTCCTCGACGAGGACGCCCGGTCGCTGTTCGTGGACTGGGGCGATCAAGCTCGAGCAGCGGTCGAGAACCTGAGGTTCGACGTCGGCCGCGACCCCGACGACCGCGCCACCAACGAGCTCGTGGCCGAACTGCGCGAACACAGTCGCGAGTTCGACCAGTGGTGGGTGCAGCACCGGGTCCACCAACGCACCCACGGCTCGAAACGCCTGCGTCATCCACTCGTCGGGGATCTCACCGTCGAGTACGAGACCCTCACCCTGCCCGGCGACCCCGACACGACCCTGTTCGTCTACACCACCGAACCCGACTCGCCCTCACGGCGGGCCATGGACATCCTCGCCAGCTGGGCGGCGTCCGGACCCAGCACCGGCAGCCGGCACCAGGGCGACGGGCCGGGGAACGCCACGCGTCACTGA
- a CDS encoding SDR family NAD(P)-dependent oxidoreductase, with amino-acid sequence MTGTSRGLGIELVTQLLQRGDHVAATTRSTERLLSALDGRVDTSRLLPLTVDLRDEAAVEQAVHQTVERFGGLDVVVNNAGYGFLAAVEETSAAEVRDMLDVQVVGVWNVLRATLPLLREQKSGHIVNVSSVLGLTAVPGWGLYCAGKFALEGLSEALATEVAEFGVEVTIVEPGYFRTSFLTRDSLALPTRATDAYPGIREMTENHLKLQGAQLGDPVKGAAAIIDEVVRGEGPLRLLLGSDAHAYATAKVDALRANLDATAETAPTTDHATV; translated from the coding sequence GTGACCGGCACCTCCCGCGGCCTGGGCATCGAGCTGGTCACCCAGCTGCTGCAGCGCGGCGACCACGTCGCGGCGACGACGCGCTCCACCGAGCGGCTGCTGTCGGCGCTCGACGGCCGCGTCGACACGTCGCGGCTCCTCCCCCTGACCGTCGACCTGCGTGACGAGGCGGCCGTCGAGCAGGCCGTCCACCAGACCGTCGAGCGGTTCGGCGGCCTCGACGTCGTGGTCAACAACGCCGGGTACGGCTTCCTGGCCGCGGTCGAGGAGACCAGCGCCGCCGAGGTCCGCGACATGCTCGACGTCCAGGTCGTCGGCGTGTGGAACGTCCTGCGCGCCACGCTGCCGCTCCTGCGCGAGCAGAAGAGCGGGCACATCGTCAACGTCTCGTCGGTCCTCGGACTGACCGCCGTTCCGGGCTGGGGCCTCTACTGCGCCGGCAAGTTCGCATTGGAAGGTCTCAGCGAGGCGCTCGCCACCGAGGTCGCCGAATTCGGTGTCGAGGTCACCATCGTCGAGCCGGGCTACTTCCGCACCAGCTTCCTCACCAGGGACTCCCTCGCGCTGCCCACCCGTGCCACCGACGCCTACCCGGGCATCCGCGAGATGACCGAGAACCACCTGAAGCTGCAGGGCGCCCAGCTCGGCGACCCTGTCAAGGGAGCCGCGGCCATCATCGACGAAGTCGTGCGTGGTGAGGGCCCGCTGCGCCTGCTGCTCGGATCGGACGCGCACGCCTACGCCACCGCCAAGGTCGACGCCCTGCGCGCGAACCTCGACGCCACCGCGGAGACCGCACCCACCACCGACCACGCCACGGTCTGA
- a CDS encoding LuxR C-terminal-related transcriptional regulator, producing the protein MLYGRQVELSVVAELLEGRSGALVVRGVAGIGKSALLASSAAGAHARVLRVTGVESEADLPFAALHLLLRPVLEHLEALPQQQADALRGALGLGGATRGDRFLVGLATLSLLVELSAAGPVLCLVDDAQWLDGESADALLFAARRLHAEPVTVLFAAREGAFPARGLPELRLGELDVEAAHKLLAERVADLPPAVRDQLVAEAGGNPLALIELPRMLTPEQRRGALVPLSFSLGTAQPVTDRVLTGFRERISDLPDATRACLLVAALDDHDELDVLARALGLLGASLDDFAEAERAGLVRVGPGGVAFHHPLVRTAVLLACDIAARMAAHRALAETVDDDRRAWHLAAVTRQPDEEVAGRLESLALRARLRGGQMAVSAAYARAAELSADPGHAVRRWTAAASAAAEAGLWQRAAELVEKARHRTEATPAGAVMADLAHVRAMLEVEAGRPLHGVRLLHEGAEAAEDQPARLSLLSLACYYTWASVNHPDQLALARRTEELCPDGDEPAVMLRTFTHAFRLVLEGDAAVTTLTYRMPDDPQRIPFELRVLLAHQCVVSADLDGMLDGSARLVEDCRAEGRLGRMPQAMTILAIAQLVSGHHRSARATVTAGLDLAGDVGRPQWRSYLAGVHAWLSAVAGAQEECRAMAARAIQDGDHRKWMPGAWWAEFALSALDFGLGRHDAVLDRIDRAMSGPTRHAFLWRCFWPDYIEAAVRVGDPRRAEVHLRRYTEWAEATGRSRPLAVLHRVRALLAPDGEAGDLYERAMALHAEGRQPFDEARTRLVYGEWLRRHRRRAEARTQLQAAMEAFARLGAVPWTDRATAELRATGLSLPDRSRTGDPLAVLTPQELQVVRLAVTGASNREIGAQLFLSPRTVASHLYKAFPKLGVSSRAELIRLPGVA; encoded by the coding sequence ATGCTGTACGGGCGTCAGGTGGAGCTGTCCGTCGTCGCCGAGTTGTTGGAAGGCCGCTCCGGCGCTCTGGTGGTACGTGGCGTGGCGGGCATCGGCAAGTCGGCTCTCCTGGCGTCCTCCGCGGCGGGTGCGCACGCGCGGGTGCTGCGGGTCACGGGTGTCGAGTCCGAGGCGGATCTGCCGTTCGCCGCCTTGCACCTGCTGCTGCGCCCGGTTCTCGAGCACCTCGAGGCGCTGCCGCAGCAGCAGGCGGACGCGCTGCGCGGTGCGCTCGGCCTCGGCGGCGCCACCCGGGGAGACCGGTTCCTCGTCGGGCTCGCGACGCTCAGCCTGCTGGTGGAGCTGTCGGCCGCAGGTCCGGTGCTCTGCCTGGTCGACGACGCGCAGTGGCTGGACGGCGAGTCGGCCGACGCGCTGCTGTTCGCCGCGCGCCGCCTGCATGCAGAGCCCGTCACCGTGTTGTTCGCCGCGCGGGAGGGCGCGTTTCCCGCGAGGGGGTTGCCCGAGTTGCGGCTGGGTGAGCTGGACGTCGAGGCCGCCCACAAGCTCCTCGCCGAGCGGGTGGCCGACCTGCCACCTGCCGTTCGCGACCAACTCGTCGCCGAGGCCGGGGGCAACCCGCTCGCGCTGATCGAGTTGCCCCGCATGCTCACCCCCGAGCAGCGCAGGGGCGCCCTCGTCCCGCTGTCCTTCTCCCTCGGTACGGCACAGCCGGTGACCGACAGGGTGCTGACCGGTTTCCGCGAGCGGATATCGGACCTCCCCGACGCCACCCGCGCCTGCCTGCTGGTCGCGGCCCTCGACGATCACGACGAGCTGGATGTGCTCGCACGCGCGCTCGGTCTGCTCGGTGCCTCGCTGGACGACTTCGCCGAAGCCGAGCGCGCCGGCCTGGTCCGGGTGGGCCCGGGGGGCGTGGCCTTCCACCACCCGCTGGTGCGCACCGCAGTACTGCTGGCCTGCGACATCGCGGCCCGGATGGCCGCGCACCGGGCCCTGGCGGAGACGGTCGACGACGACCGGCGAGCCTGGCACCTGGCCGCCGTCACCCGGCAACCCGACGAGGAGGTGGCCGGCAGGCTGGAGAGCCTGGCGCTGCGCGCGCGGCTGCGCGGTGGGCAGATGGCGGTGTCGGCGGCCTACGCACGCGCCGCCGAACTGTCCGCCGACCCCGGCCATGCCGTGCGCCGGTGGACGGCCGCTGCCTCGGCCGCGGCCGAGGCCGGCCTGTGGCAGCGCGCTGCGGAACTGGTGGAAAAGGCGCGCCACCGCACCGAGGCGACCCCGGCAGGCGCCGTCATGGCAGATCTCGCCCACGTGCGCGCGATGCTGGAGGTGGAGGCGGGTCGGCCGCTCCACGGCGTGCGGCTGCTGCACGAGGGAGCCGAGGCGGCCGAGGACCAGCCGGCCAGGCTGTCACTGCTCAGCTTGGCCTGCTACTACACCTGGGCCAGTGTCAACCACCCCGACCAGCTGGCACTGGCCCGCCGTACCGAGGAGCTGTGCCCGGACGGCGACGAGCCGGCCGTCATGCTGCGCACCTTCACCCACGCCTTCCGCCTGGTCCTCGAGGGCGACGCCGCCGTGACCACGCTGACCTACCGGATGCCGGACGACCCCCAGCGCATACCGTTCGAGCTGCGCGTCCTGCTCGCCCACCAGTGCGTCGTCAGCGCCGATCTCGACGGCATGCTGGACGGCTCGGCCCGGCTCGTCGAGGACTGCCGGGCGGAGGGACGCCTGGGACGGATGCCTCAGGCCATGACGATCCTCGCCATCGCTCAGCTCGTCAGCGGACACCACCGTTCCGCACGAGCCACCGTGACCGCGGGCCTGGACCTGGCCGGCGACGTCGGCCGGCCGCAGTGGCGCAGCTACCTGGCGGGCGTGCACGCGTGGCTGTCCGCGGTCGCCGGCGCGCAGGAGGAATGCCGGGCGATGGCCGCGCGAGCCATCCAGGACGGCGACCACCGCAAGTGGATGCCGGGAGCCTGGTGGGCCGAGTTCGCCCTCTCGGCTCTGGACTTCGGGCTGGGCCGCCACGACGCGGTGCTCGACCGGATCGACCGGGCGATGTCCGGGCCCACGCGCCACGCCTTCCTGTGGCGGTGTTTCTGGCCGGACTACATCGAGGCCGCAGTCCGGGTCGGGGATCCGCGGCGTGCCGAAGTCCATCTCCGTCGCTACACGGAGTGGGCCGAGGCGACCGGCCGGTCCAGGCCGCTCGCGGTGTTGCACCGGGTCCGCGCGCTGCTCGCCCCGGACGGCGAGGCCGGGGACCTGTACGAGCGGGCGATGGCCCTGCACGCGGAGGGCAGGCAGCCCTTCGACGAGGCACGCACCCGTCTGGTCTACGGCGAGTGGCTGCGCCGCCACCGGCGCCGCGCCGAGGCTCGCACCCAGCTCCAGGCCGCCATGGAGGCCTTCGCCCGGCTCGGTGCGGTGCCCTGGACCGACCGCGCCACCGCCGAGCTGCGCGCCACCGGGCTCTCCCTGCCCGATCGTTCCCGCACCGGAGATCCGCTGGCCGTGCTGACACCGCAGGAGCTCCAGGTGGTACGACTGGCCGTCACCGGTGCGTCCAACCGGGAGATCGGCGCGCAACTCTTCCTGAGCCCGCGCACGGTCGCCTCCCACCTGTACAAGGCCTTCCCGAAGCTGGGTGTCTCCTCCCGCGCCGAGCTGATCAGGCTCCCGGGCGTGGCCTGA
- a CDS encoding FAD-dependent monooxygenase gives MPPTVTNTDVLVVGAGPTGLLLAGDLAEAGLSVVLVERRPHKVSNLSRALVVHARVLEQFDARGIAEEVVATGHPISRLALFEAARLNPSRLPTRYPFVLFTPQYEVEKVLERRAREAGVAFVYETKVVAVEQDADGVTAHTQDEHGQPGATLRASYLVGADGVHSAIRPAIGQSFPGETILSSLILADVRLAEAPDLPFVVNAVPDGFALLTEMGDGLYRVTGWNRHHQLPDDAPLEADEVEELLRMNFGTDFGITEIPWMSRFHSDERQAPAYRVGRVFLAGDAAHVHSPAGAMGMNTGLQDAANLSWKLVAVLRDGADDRLLDTYQAERHAVGKLVLRMSGTLVRAALLRGYAARLLRRAAGTVISNFRPLADKAASMITGIGIAYKAPRGAHKLTGRRAPDFELAEGRLNELQRGGRFVLITPAGQDADVPGHVVHARWNGDRRTTALVRPDGYFAWATDRPDEEGLHAAVATWAGTASTRA, from the coding sequence ATGCCACCCACTGTCACCAACACCGATGTCCTGGTCGTGGGTGCCGGACCGACCGGACTACTGCTGGCCGGCGATCTGGCCGAGGCGGGTCTGTCGGTCGTGCTGGTCGAGCGCCGCCCGCACAAGGTCAGCAACCTGTCCCGCGCGCTGGTCGTACACGCCAGGGTGCTGGAGCAGTTCGACGCCCGCGGCATCGCCGAGGAGGTCGTGGCGACCGGGCACCCGATCAGCCGGCTGGCGCTGTTCGAGGCGGCCAGGCTCAATCCCTCGCGACTGCCCACCCGCTACCCGTTCGTCCTGTTCACCCCTCAGTACGAGGTGGAGAAGGTACTGGAGCGCAGGGCCCGCGAGGCCGGCGTCGCCTTCGTGTACGAAACCAAGGTCGTCGCGGTGGAGCAGGACGCCGACGGCGTCACGGCCCACACCCAGGACGAGCACGGGCAGCCGGGCGCCACGCTCCGCGCGTCCTACCTGGTCGGCGCCGACGGCGTGCACAGCGCGATCCGGCCTGCCATCGGCCAGTCCTTCCCCGGTGAGACGATCCTCAGCTCGCTGATCCTGGCCGACGTCCGGCTCGCCGAGGCACCGGATCTGCCCTTCGTCGTGAACGCCGTCCCAGACGGGTTCGCACTGCTCACCGAGATGGGCGACGGCCTGTACCGGGTGACCGGCTGGAACCGGCACCACCAGCTCCCCGACGACGCGCCGCTGGAGGCGGACGAGGTCGAGGAACTGCTCCGGATGAACTTCGGCACCGACTTCGGCATCACCGAGATCCCGTGGATGTCCCGGTTCCACAGCGACGAGCGGCAGGCCCCGGCCTACCGCGTCGGGCGGGTCTTCCTCGCCGGTGACGCAGCGCACGTGCACTCCCCCGCGGGTGCCATGGGCATGAACACCGGCCTCCAGGACGCCGCCAACCTGAGCTGGAAGCTCGTGGCCGTGCTTCGTGATGGCGCCGACGACCGGTTGCTGGACACGTACCAGGCCGAACGGCACGCGGTCGGCAAGCTGGTGCTGCGGATGAGCGGAACGCTGGTGCGGGCCGCCCTGCTACGCGGCTACGCCGCCCGGCTGCTGCGCCGCGCGGCCGGAACGGTCATCAGCAACTTCCGACCGCTGGCCGACAAAGCGGCGTCCATGATCACCGGGATCGGCATCGCCTACAAGGCCCCACGCGGCGCGCACAAGCTGACCGGACGGCGCGCCCCCGACTTCGAACTGGCCGAAGGACGGCTGAACGAGCTCCAGCGCGGCGGCAGGTTCGTGCTGATCACACCGGCCGGTCAGGACGCGGACGTGCCCGGCCACGTCGTCCACGCGCGCTGGAACGGCGACCGACGCACCACGGCCCTCGTCCGTCCCGACGGCTACTTCGCCTGGGCGACCGACCGCCCCGACGAGGAGGGGCTCCACGCCGCCGTGGCCACCTGGGCGGGAACCGCGTCCACACGGGCCTGA
- a CDS encoding SDR family oxidoreductase has product MSKTVLVTGASTGIGRATALLLAREGFTVYAGVRKDIDGEALGPTVTPIKLDVTDAGQIADAVTRIGRLDALVNNAGIGVTGPVEFVSLDALRWQYEVNVFGQIAVTQAMLPLLRASKGRLVTIGSVGSWITLPFGGPLCSSKHAIRSLNDALRMELEPFGVAAVLVEPGSTHTDAVDKLEDEVEPRLAAIGPEGRRLYGAAYRTMVTSSLEEERSGSSPDVVARAVLHALTARKPRARYPVGKKSRLMSTLGRVVPQYTLDALRLRALGLS; this is encoded by the coding sequence ATGTCGAAGACAGTGCTGGTCACAGGCGCTTCCACCGGAATCGGTCGCGCCACTGCCCTCCTGCTGGCCCGCGAAGGCTTCACCGTCTACGCCGGAGTCCGCAAGGACATCGACGGCGAGGCCCTCGGCCCGACCGTCACCCCGATCAAGTTGGACGTCACCGACGCCGGCCAGATCGCGGATGCGGTCACGCGGATCGGTCGCCTGGACGCCCTGGTCAACAACGCGGGCATCGGCGTCACCGGCCCCGTCGAGTTCGTCTCCCTGGATGCGCTGCGCTGGCAGTACGAGGTCAACGTGTTCGGCCAGATCGCGGTCACCCAGGCCATGCTGCCGCTGCTGCGCGCATCGAAGGGCCGGCTCGTCACCATCGGCTCGGTCGGCAGCTGGATCACGCTGCCCTTCGGCGGCCCGCTGTGCTCGTCCAAGCACGCCATCCGCTCCCTCAACGACGCCCTGCGCATGGAGCTCGAGCCGTTCGGCGTGGCGGCGGTCCTCGTCGAACCCGGCTCGACCCACACCGACGCGGTGGACAAGCTGGAGGACGAGGTCGAACCGCGACTGGCCGCCATCGGCCCCGAGGGCAGGCGGCTGTACGGCGCCGCCTACCGGACCATGGTCACGAGCAGTCTCGAAGAGGAACGTTCGGGCTCCAGTCCCGACGTCGTCGCCCGCGCCGTCCTGCACGCCCTGACGGCGCGCAAGCCGCGGGCCCGCTACCCCGTCGGCAAGAAGTCGCGGCTGATGAGCACGCTCGGCCGCGTCGTCCCCCAGTACACCCTCGACGCCCTGCGCCTGCGCGCGCTGGGCCTGTCCTGA
- a CDS encoding carboxymuconolactone decarboxylase family protein yields the protein MPQLAGADALTALDPVFAQFAVGAGHNLWGLEHLTTREKAFVCLTADLCHPHLDLPLAMHVQMALSNGVDAESIRELYRHLAPYVGYPILVPAFQRLAELGLPEAEDTEQVEPVPLTGALARAVHDLEAVDPGLAAFTEDQLAQRWARPYLTVRERAIACLVVDAFYQTLGESLRLHAAVARAAGATEETFRDLIRGIAEFGLARSWATAAALLPQPVTADGPVRAGQPL from the coding sequence ATGCCCCAGCTCGCCGGCGCCGACGCCCTGACCGCGCTCGACCCCGTCTTCGCCCAGTTCGCCGTCGGCGCCGGGCACAACCTGTGGGGCCTGGAACACCTGACGACGCGCGAGAAGGCCTTCGTCTGCCTGACCGCCGACCTGTGCCACCCCCACCTGGACCTCCCCCTGGCCATGCACGTGCAGATGGCCCTGTCCAACGGTGTGGACGCCGAGTCGATCAGGGAGCTCTACCGCCACCTGGCCCCGTACGTGGGCTATCCGATCCTCGTTCCCGCCTTCCAGCGCCTGGCCGAACTCGGCCTGCCCGAAGCGGAGGACACCGAGCAGGTCGAACCGGTGCCGCTGACCGGAGCACTGGCCCGTGCCGTCCACGACCTGGAGGCCGTGGATCCGGGGCTGGCCGCCTTCACCGAGGACCAGCTGGCCCAGCGCTGGGCCCGCCCGTACCTCACCGTGCGCGAGCGGGCCATCGCCTGCCTGGTCGTGGACGCCTTCTACCAGACACTGGGCGAATCCCTGCGTCTGCACGCCGCGGTGGCGCGGGCCGCCGGGGCCACCGAGGAGACCTTTCGCGACCTGATCCGCGGCATCGCCGAGTTCGGGCTCGCCCGATCCTGGGCCACCGCGGCGGCTCTACTCCCACAGCCCGTGACTGCCGACGGGCCGGTCCGGGCAGGTCAACCGCTGTAG
- a CDS encoding tetratricopeptide repeat protein encodes MEPYFDLGTYTRGTSTASTSARTWFDRGLVWSYAFHHEEAIRCFERAVEYDPGFALAHWGIAYAIGPNYNKQWEAFDPVDLAASLEKACDEVATARACADRAAPVERALVEALGSRYQANDPSADLVAWNADYAEAMRAVYRAHPDDLDVAALFADALLNLTPWALWDRYTGLPSEGAATLEAKEVLERALARPGGRKHPGMTHLYVHLMEMSPFPERALPVADRLRSLVPDAGHLVHMPTHIDVLCGDYKSTLESNLRAIEVNEKYVAREGRVGFYALYHAHDRHFAIYAAMFLGRSQVALGVAADLEAALPEDLLRIEQPPMADYLEAFVPMGLHVLIRFGMWEDILAQPLPSDPGLYCTTTAMTHYAQGVAYAATGRMDEAEVAREAFLAAVQRVPDSRYLFNNTCQDILAVAGAMLDGELDYRRGRFDAAFEHLRRAIALDDALPYDEPWGWMQPTRHAYGALLLEQGRVDEAETVYAEDLGYDSSIPRSSWHPGNVWSLHGYHECLVRLGKAEPARIVAQQLDVALARADVPIESSCFCRSAHRAGGGP; translated from the coding sequence ATGGAGCCCTACTTCGATCTCGGCACCTACACGCGCGGTACGTCGACGGCCTCGACGAGCGCCAGAACGTGGTTCGACCGCGGTCTCGTGTGGTCCTACGCGTTCCACCACGAGGAGGCGATCCGGTGCTTCGAGCGCGCGGTCGAGTACGACCCGGGCTTCGCACTGGCCCACTGGGGGATCGCCTACGCGATCGGTCCGAACTACAACAAGCAGTGGGAGGCGTTCGACCCCGTCGACCTCGCCGCGTCGCTGGAGAAGGCGTGCGACGAGGTCGCAACGGCGCGCGCGTGCGCCGACCGCGCCGCGCCGGTCGAGCGGGCGCTCGTCGAGGCGCTCGGGAGCCGCTACCAGGCCAACGACCCGTCGGCCGACCTCGTCGCGTGGAACGCCGACTACGCCGAGGCGATGCGTGCGGTGTACCGCGCCCATCCCGACGATCTCGACGTCGCGGCGCTCTTCGCCGACGCGCTGCTGAACCTGACACCGTGGGCGCTGTGGGACCGCTACACGGGCCTGCCGTCCGAGGGTGCGGCGACGCTCGAGGCCAAGGAGGTGCTCGAGCGCGCGCTCGCCCGGCCCGGTGGCCGCAAGCACCCCGGAATGACGCACCTCTACGTGCACCTGATGGAGATGTCGCCGTTCCCCGAGCGCGCGCTGCCGGTCGCCGACCGGCTGCGCTCCCTCGTCCCCGACGCGGGCCACCTGGTGCACATGCCCACGCACATCGACGTGCTGTGCGGCGACTACAAGAGCACGCTCGAGTCGAACCTGCGCGCGATCGAGGTCAACGAGAAGTACGTCGCGCGCGAGGGCCGGGTCGGGTTCTACGCGCTCTACCACGCGCACGACCGCCACTTCGCGATCTACGCGGCGATGTTCCTCGGCCGCTCGCAGGTCGCGCTGGGCGTCGCCGCCGATCTCGAGGCAGCGCTGCCCGAGGACCTGCTGCGGATCGAGCAGCCGCCGATGGCCGACTACCTCGAGGCGTTCGTCCCCATGGGACTGCACGTGCTCATCCGCTTCGGGATGTGGGAGGACATCCTCGCGCAACCGCTGCCCTCCGACCCCGGGCTCTACTGCACCACGACGGCGATGACGCACTACGCGCAGGGCGTCGCGTACGCCGCGACCGGGCGCATGGATGAAGCCGAGGTGGCACGCGAGGCGTTCCTCGCAGCAGTTCAGCGCGTACCCGACTCGCGCTACCTGTTCAACAACACGTGCCAGGACATCCTCGCCGTCGCCGGGGCGATGCTCGACGGCGAGCTCGACTACCGGCGCGGCCGGTTCGACGCGGCGTTCGAGCACCTGCGCCGGGCGATCGCGCTCGACGACGCGCTGCCCTACGACGAGCCGTGGGGCTGGATGCAGCCCACGCGCCACGCGTACGGCGCGTTGCTGCTCGAGCAGGGTCGCGTCGACGAGGCCGAGACCGTCTACGCCGAGGACCTGGGCTACGACTCGTCGATCCCGCGCTCGTCCTGGCACCCCGGCAACGTGTGGAGCCTGCACGGCTACCACGAGTGCCTCGTTCGGCTGGGAAAGGCCGAGCCGGCACGGATCGTCGCGCAGCAGCTCGATGTGGCCCTCGCCCGCGCCGACGTCCCGATCGAGTCGTCGTGCTTCTGCCGCTCGGCACACCGAGCAGGCGGTGGTCCGTAG
- a CDS encoding MBL fold metallo-hydrolase: MGTATTVLRLGGFTVLTDPNFVRRGERVHLGYGLTAKRLSDPALPISELPPLDAVLLSHLHGDHFDRVAKRDLPREPPVVTTRHAARRLQRWGFGAATGLATWDDWELVRGDERLRVTAVPARHGPVGFHRLLPPVMGSIVDLERGDLRVLRAYVTGDTLRVPELRAIRERFPDIDVMITHLGGTRVLGVLVTMDGRQGTDLVELIEPATVVPVHYDDYRVFRSPLEHFVVEMRSRGHDDRLRTVARGDTVELARRTR; the protein is encoded by the coding sequence GTGGGGACCGCGACCACGGTGCTGCGGCTGGGCGGTTTCACCGTGCTCACCGACCCGAACTTCGTGCGGCGCGGTGAGCGGGTGCACCTGGGGTACGGGTTGACCGCGAAGCGGCTCTCCGACCCCGCGCTGCCGATCTCGGAGCTGCCACCGCTGGATGCCGTGCTGCTGTCGCACCTGCACGGCGACCACTTCGACCGGGTGGCGAAGCGGGACCTGCCCCGCGAGCCGCCCGTCGTGACCACCCGGCACGCTGCCCGGCGGCTGCAGCGCTGGGGTTTCGGCGCCGCGACCGGGTTGGCGACCTGGGACGACTGGGAGCTCGTGCGCGGTGACGAGCGCCTGCGCGTCACCGCGGTGCCCGCTCGGCACGGCCCGGTCGGGTTCCACCGTCTGCTGCCGCCGGTGATGGGCAGCATCGTGGACCTCGAGCGGGGCGACCTCCGGGTGCTGCGGGCGTACGTCACCGGCGACACGCTTCGCGTCCCCGAGCTGCGCGCGATCCGGGAGCGCTTCCCCGACATCGACGTGATGATCACGCACCTCGGCGGCACGAGGGTGCTCGGCGTGCTCGTCACGATGGACGGCCGGCAGGGCACGGATCTGGTCGAGCTGATCGAGCCCGCCACCGTCGTCCCCGTGCACTACGACGACTACCGCGTGTTCCGGAGCCCGCTGGAACACTTCGTCGTGGAGATGCGCAGCCGCGGGCACGACGACCGACTGCGCACCGTCGCACGGGGCGACACGGTGGAGCTCGCTCGGCGTACCCGGTGA
- a CDS encoding cytochrome c oxidase assembly protein — MTPTVPLVHGAHGSGGADAAGWLLVALLVLVPSIAYLRAARARRFAGRSWPARRTAAFVIGLVLVGLAVSPALHALGRHDLRGHMVQHLLLGMFAPLALVLAAPVTLLLGVLPVAARGTARGLLRSRALHGLAHPATAAALDIGGLYLLYLTPLYALTTTNVLAHHVVNLHVLLAGCLFTWSIAGPDPAPRRPPITLRALVLVAAGAAHAYLAKLLYARAPELPPGGSPDPDQVRAAAQLMYYGGDLAEVALAVALFATWYRTRGAARGIGGGGGTCRASAKG, encoded by the coding sequence GTGACGCCGACCGTGCCGCTCGTCCACGGCGCCCACGGATCCGGCGGCGCAGATGCCGCCGGCTGGCTGCTGGTCGCGCTGCTCGTACTGGTCCCGTCGATCGCCTACCTCCGCGCGGCCCGTGCCCGGCGCTTCGCAGGCCGGAGCTGGCCCGCCCGGCGAACGGCCGCCTTCGTCATCGGGCTGGTGCTGGTCGGGTTGGCCGTGTCTCCGGCGCTGCACGCGCTCGGCCGGCACGACCTGCGCGGGCACATGGTCCAGCACCTCCTGCTGGGCATGTTCGCGCCACTCGCGCTCGTGCTCGCCGCCCCCGTCACGTTGCTGCTCGGCGTGCTGCCGGTGGCCGCCCGCGGCACGGCACGGGGCCTGCTGCGCAGCCGGGCCCTGCACGGCCTCGCCCACCCGGCCACGGCGGCCGCGCTGGACATAGGCGGGCTCTACCTGCTCTACCTGACCCCGCTGTACGCCCTCACCACCACGAACGTCCTCGCCCACCACGTCGTGAACCTGCACGTCCTGCTCGCAGGCTGCCTGTTCACCTGGTCGATCGCCGGCCCCGACCCCGCGCCTCGCCGCCCGCCGATCACCCTCCGAGCCCTGGTGCTCGTCGCCGCAGGCGCCGCCCACGCGTACCTCGCCAAGCTCCTCTACGCCCGAGCGCCCGAACTCCCGCCGGGCGGCTCGCCCGATCCCGACCAGGTGCGGGCGGCCGCGCAGTTGATGTACTACGGCGGCGACCTCGCCGAGGTCGCACTCGCCGTTGCGCTGTTCGCGACCTGGTACCGAACCCGCGGAGCCGCTCGGGGGATCGGGGGCGGCGGAGGGACGTGTCGGGCGAGCGCCAAGGGGTAA